One genomic segment of Besnoitia besnoiti strain Bb-Ger1 chromosome VII, whole genome shotgun sequence includes these proteins:
- a CDS encoding prefoldin subunit superfamily protein (encoded by transcript BESB_077060) — MRLHCFGSLILPSLASFRFSFFRQTPLTTDDFTMPADEEEAGHRKIPKAKFIRSVEQFVGLQNPGHVEAVARELLMKYRYMEQAIQRQSEVLLTKIGDMEEALSAVKMLKKQNEKAKESGDAEEAALRTYFELADTLHAEAVIPPTEAVCLWLGANVVMEYPLDEAETLLINNVETAKKTRAAALEDLQRLRKHITVTEVNVARIHNYGVKKNQEAKGARRSP, encoded by the exons atgCGTCTCCACTGCTTCGGGTCCCTCATACTTCCATCGCTGGCTTCGTTTCGTTTTTCATTTTTCCGTCAGACTCCGCTCACCACGGACGACTTCACAATgcctgcagacgaggaggaagctggTCACCGCAAAATTCCGAAGGCTAAGTTCATC CGGAGCGTGGAGCAGTTTGTCGGCCTGCAGAATCCCGGTCACGTGGAGGCCGTCGCACGAGAGCTCCTCAT GAAGTACCGCTACATGGAGCAGGCCATCCAGCGCCAGAGCGAAGTTCTCCTCACGAAGATTGGAGACATGGAGGAGGCCTTGTCCGCTGTCAAAATGCTCAAGAAACAAAAC gagaaggcgaaggaatccggcgacgccgaagaggcagcgcTGCGCACTTACTTTGAGCTCGCGGACACTCTGCACGCCGAAGCGGTCATTCCGCCAACCGAGGCCGTCTGCCTCTGGCTCGGC GCGAACGTCGTCATGGAATATCCGCTCGATgaggcagagacgctgcTCATCAACAACGTGGAGACAGCCAAAAAGacccgcgctgcggcg CTCGAGgacctccagcgcctgcggaagcACATCACCGTGACCGAGGTCAACGTCGCGCGCATCCACAACTACGGCGTGAAGAAAAATCAAGAAGCGAAAggtgcgcgccgctcgccctgA
- a CDS encoding NADP-dependent succinate-semialdehyde dehydrogenase (encoded by transcript BESB_077070), whose amino-acid sequence MNPPFTDTTANSIAKTKELLNSLRLGALINGEWLCHPDAHSYTLPSSLASLLPSAGSSTGPDSDDQSADASESFAVTDPATGEEIYRLPTLGSAYIRAAIAAAQKTQKEWGCEKTAPVLRRHHVLLEWERLVKEERENIAHVMTLESGKPLPEARNEVMYAASFIRWFAEEIRRENGILIPSPAGDKTMAAFRQPVGVCALITPWNFPAAMLTRKAAAALAAGCCCVCKVPHDAPLSALYLAKLAEKAGLPKGALNVLTTSSAGSRRFGDEVCRSEVVRKISFTGSTAVGKQLMRQATDNVKKVSMELGGNAPFIVFEDAHVDEAVQAIVACKFRGAGQTCVCANRVYVHRDVWDQVVPAVVKLVKEQIVGHGLTHGVSIGPVINEKAVESIQSLVDDAVQRGATVLLDGGANAKLNRLPEQLSRGTFFHPVVLDCRAFDGQEEQGMLEEDAEKSYAGEAKVARILQAEIFGPVLPLYSFSDEDEVIQRANATRAGLVAYICTRDMYRVRRVSAALEAGMVGVNTGLISAAEAPFGGVKESGVGREGSVYGLDEYTQIKYVCIGGGHQ is encoded by the coding sequence ATGAATCCCCCTTTCACTGACACGACAGCGAACTCTATTGCCAAAACGAAGGAGCTCTTGAACAGCCTTCGCCTTGGCGCGCTCATCAACGGGGAATGGCTCTGCCATCCGGATGCCCACTCCTACACGTTGCCTTCCTCCTTAGCTTCTCTGCTTCCGTCGGCGGGTTCGTCTACCGGTCCTGACAGCGACGATCAgtccgcagacgcgtcggAGTCGTTCGCCGTGACGGACCCAGCCACCGGGGAAGAAATTTACAGGCTTCCGACGTTGGGCAGCGCGTACATCCGGGCAGCCATCGCGGCAGctcagaagacgcagaaggagtGGGGTTGCGAAAAGACAGCGCCCGTTCTGCGGCGCCACCATGTGCTCTTGGAATGGGAGCGGCTGGTCAAAGAAGAGCGGGAGAATATTGCCCACGTCATGACTCTCGAGAGCGGCAAGCCCTTGCCGGAGGCACGCAACGAGGTGATGTATGCAGCATCTTTTATTCGCTGGTTTGCGGAGGAAATTCGCCGTGAGAACGGCATCCTTATTCCCTCTCCCGCTGGAGACAAAACCATGGCCGCTTTCCGCCAGCCCGTAGGTGTCTGTGCATTGATCACGCCGTGGAACTTCCCCGCTGCGATGCTGACGCgcaaggcggcagcggcattGGCCGCGGGGTGCTGTTGCGTGTGTAAAGTGCCGCACGACGCTCCTTTGAGCGCGCTGTATCTGGCGAAACTCGCAGAAAAAGCGGGCCTGCCGAAGGGTGCTCTGAACGTGCTGACAACAAGCAGCGCGGGGTCGCGGCGGTTTGGCGACGAAgtctgccgcagcgaagTCGTGCGGAAGATCTCGTTCACAGGCAGCACTGCAGTGGGCAAGCAGCTCAtgcggcaggcgacagaCAACGTGAAGAAAGTGTCTATGGAGCTCGGCGGGAACGCGCCCTTCATCGTCTTTGAAGACGCACACGTCGACGAAGCCGTTCAGGCCATCGTCGCGTGCAAGTTCCGCGGAGCCGGCCAAACATGTGTATGCGCCAACCGGGTGTACGTGCACCGCGACGTGTGGGACCAAGTGGTGCCTGCCGTCGTGAAACTTGTCAAGGAACAAATTGTGGGCCACGGTCTGACCCACGGCGTGTCGATCGGGCCCGTGATCAACGAGAAAGCAGTGGAAAGCATTCAGTCGCTCGTGGACGATGCcgtccagcgcggcgcgacggtgCTCCtggacggcggcgcgaacgCAAAGCTGAACCGGCTTCCCGAGCAGCTGAGCCGCGGCACGTTCTTCCACCCTGTCGTCCTCGACTGCCGCGCCTTTGACGGACAGGAAGAGCAAGGGATGCTtgaggaggacgcagagaagagctACGCGGGTGAAGCGAAAGTCGCCCGCATCCTCCAAGCGGAAATTTTCGGTCCAGTCCTGCCCCTGTACTCGTTCtccgacgaagacgaagtcATCCAGAGAGCGAACGCCACACGCGCGGGTCTCGTCGCCTACATTTGCACAAGAGACATGTatcgcgtgcggcgcgtttCCGCCGCGCTAGAGGCTGGCATGGTAGGCGTGAATACCGGGCTGAtttccgccgcggaggcgcccttCGGCGGAGTCAAAGAGTCCGGGGTCGGACGAGAAGGCTCTGTCTACGGGCTGGACGAATATACGCAGATCAAGTATGTGTGCATCGGCGGCGGGCATCAGTAG
- a CDS encoding myosin J (encoded by transcript BESB_077080), with protein MSPSLQALAGRSPLRGRPRPVGGAPSSPESRCESAFAVPEADSSPCASDPAPSLIRHAAMFSPGDLVWVPSASEGYSTAVFVSLNIAQDTLTAQLHPAAAQHAAAARELLGIPAASALASSSPASDASESRASASPRLQPLRGERLGAPPSTRELAAAVIAGLRSRQGSPSPLSPRAGNSGEEAGSASLACEASPDQDSEGGEAPYSVEVSPDSASASPPPSPHAAPESGFDSRLSTLPPAGMGPVVTVPLSDCWPYHPSPLPPSQPPEDASALDSLSSPSILELLEHRFLRRQIYTNAAHVLLALNPYTALPDLYSQEVIDVYRHWKSNSASAAAASLPASTAALLGLVKEPPREAGSSNAARPFHGSPFPPPHPFAVAEDAHRRLRGEGKNQTIIVSGESGAGKTETSKIIMLYLTQVGVHAQSKGPGADAEATSSWLLSSAAFSQSRQERERAVAAMLGEGGKSQTQGQVSTLQQKILSCNPVLEAFCNATTRRNVNSSRVGRLTFLHFDSVGLLRGASIKTYLLESARVSAHALWERNYHVFYQVLRGCSDEDLVKRRLTRDYRGYGLLRPTESHVADDRGLRRRSLRASSCKATRSGHGETPLAAQGRRARDADALRPSPEEVERDAANFVALMHALRTTGFSKRQISEILDIVAGLLHLSNVNYVEGPPVKAGDTHSLLLAPDEGTPAPTVAEGESGGDQEASSRAEETSRARCALTAAAELLKIEADAIEEVLRWEVLRTRHDVVRKERREKQAVAARDALVKFIYKKLVAYILQELNRNVRKCTGEEGKGASAAATEDAAESDEETEDEDACEDPEAFIGILDIYGFECVDGSNGFDQLCINYANERQQELFIQKVLYEELRLYAREGIVCYSDLPLGGDAAAGAGPPSPAGLLAPLPVAPVTPRGVSAASASCSQRGLSPRSPARLAHPSGSGASGASPCPWSPHESSAAGNARLASCFAVPSPAAELGAPFSLPGGSLARDGTEAQVQRFAASLLPDRSLLLAFLHEGLFRRLDDNSRLKAQGQQRTDAHFWRDFFLFCRQQQQLLLAHRPAALGAGDCEGGGLRASSAPRGAAAERGLGGAWCTAAPILFRLKGGAGAAAAFAAATAGERGRDHSGAGAAAWRRNKREFEEAEEGLVGAGKVLPNLSDGAAAANKVEEGIFVVRHFAGLVQYDVEGWLDRNNDKAEASIESLISFSPMKTLRRLALVDGGSKASSLPLAGADASPSPGFLSPTHGSRSAASSVFTCAGSPSFQPRDGLLLPQALAGGSKGHFSSLSRTFINDLRQLMTQLGSSSMHLHFIRCFVPNGEMLPLTFNRLLLLRQLQQSGSVALVQILHQGFPHRLPLRATAAAFKEQLALCVENVKRQTTDADTRRRLEALLVQTIPDGRLIACALSQLPSCPAGSHCCGTSLVCFKVQSYPAASSLLRQPTAFFDSAPPLLRLLSDVTRRRWRVGIVVAGRVKKVLAWLLRRAQLLRRLKEEAAQLAVRVILLKRVILNTLRQKVQKRARVRQGVGGLQRMALRVGFDRWRSACRRWAQAEAAVASLAARKELANQLNARHKSDLAHAVLARQRGSLRADAEDPDEAARETEKAQAEEEERRRGQEAALTTRLAGETWKYAWKAELFNMSAGRKTRCGRRGGRDGDSRAAAADCERMLLFSGVGLFAVDVSVLGGEQEVEVLSARCSRLAVGPAGAAQPVLACLGQHSRYPELFVVADSRARIFLLPLASPSLRRPRESLPPGGLDAAALDNRVGGGPRRPLSPSSPVYGVFDSDRRDGARDSLGFLGPRNSALMLLMGPTASPHSPPASRSLARMPPSPAFGLARGASPRSLEDAEPRPLPGFAAPRNPLLASSSAVTRVAGREEARRAPRECLERGEGRGIGLPAPLSAGSPPSLCRRASPADSETWSVSSSYRSSSSGAYSTSSSAPDAARCQPSTSLPSLVPSSSYCCAGQGGGGRGPRGGTGVASPGEGLAVGSPVCRMRQLNPYLARFRQPAPPPPSIFADADGCGRDEKASGGAPRLFFSCASPSSPLLLPGGVCQPNAVMPGRWVPVGLLRLAEREQEKLEKQLQRGKAKVSRSKEANTEVSVRTLRIRFASPSSTLYVLVLCHVSVVGDKSESHVGGVLALVLVNLLSSLPEAWVEIIPCEPDVVALAREHRDALPDLLYRPPAAAEGEGGSKTLQDEAAGAQRPEADASRGDAGKTRQSRGSPATSVSCPRSRVISTTILEPIEGGNKWVVAGPGVLALARVRLPHELICEAAQRDAGEDADDERRRRRVAQERGPGSREGREAFVEREGLKAQMDVVWNAREIQAVANVAPPVSIAGTWFTGCMYSASPLSSLQDIGPSHPLFYFASAISSTGSRFLSSLQEDIQHLVLLSTAKGELLLLRWLEQRQALQLLERKATQNARRASTLERFLRLSYSLGDEVNAAEELADECDLPEEERERRWKQLGAEGTVLRVTAPHPQLAKQQKSAEDARKAEPLERSGGASSVAARGAKKVPVSTRWCEDVAAVRLRAAAILKSAPLVHLPGAKQEKSNYERSSPERRDASADRKTRSNRWCDGDGREKPTPYGQMPAGKERGRARLDPCDRMSSTEDEGDATSREEGDESSLAGSEDEVDDDAGVATEEYVFESQRSLLLVS; from the exons atgtcgccttctctgcaaGCGCTCGCCGGGCGCTCGCCCCTTCgggggcgcccgcggccggtcggaggcgcgccgtcgtcgccggaaAGTCGCTGTGagagcgccttcgctgtTCCTGAGGCAGACAGCAGTCCGTGTGCGAGTGATCCTGCGCCCTCGCTCATCCGCCACGCCGCCATGTTTTCGCCGGGAGACCTCGTCTGGGtgccctcggcgtcggagGGGTACTCCACCGcggtcttcgtctccctcaaCATCGCCCAAGACACGCTGACTGCGCAGCTCCAccctgcggccgcccagcacgcagcggccgcccgcgagctcctcggcatccccgccgcctcagctCTCGCGTCCTCGAGCCCGGCTTCAGACGCCTcagagtcgcgcgcgtctgcgtcgccgcgtctgcagccgctgagGGGGGAGCGCCTGGGTGCACCCCCCAGCacgcgcgagctcgcggccgcggtcaTTGCtgggctgcgcagccgccaggGAAGCCCCTCGCCCCTGTCGCCACGGGCGGGGAACagtggcgaggaggccggaagcgcctcgctggcgtgTGAGGCGTCGCCCGACCAGGACTCGGAGGGTGGCGAGGCCCCGTACTCTGTAGAAGTCTCTCCAGAttctgcttctgcgtcgccgccgccaagcCCCCACGCTGCGCCCGAGTCAGGCTTCGACTCGCGGCTGTCCACGCTGCCTCCCGCCGGCATGGGGCCTGTCGTCACCGTGCCGCTTTCTGACTGCTGGCCTTACCAcccttcgccgctgccgccttcgcagccgcccgaggacgcgtccgcgctcgacagtctctcgtcgccgtcaATTCTGGAGCTTCTGGAGCACCGCTTTCTGCGGAGACAGATTTACACCAACGCCGCACACGTCCTGCTCGCGCTGAACCCGTATACGGCGCTCCCGGATCTCTACAGCCAAGAGGTGATCGACGTGTACCGACACTGGAAGAGCaacagcgcctccgcggctgccgcgtcgcttccgGCGTCAACGGCCGCCCTGCTGGGGCTGGTgaaggagccgccgcgcgaggcgggctcCAGCAACGCCGCCCGGCCGTTCCACGGCTCGCCCTTTCCTCCGCCACACCCCTTCGCGGTTGCCGAAGACGCCcaccggcgcctgcgaggcgagggaaaGAACCAAACGATCATCGtcagcggcgagagcggagccgggaagacagagacgagCAAGATTATCATGCTGTACCTGACGCAGGTCGGCGTCCACGCGCAGAGTAAAGGCCctggcgcggacgcggaagcgacTTCCTCCTGGCTgctgtcctccgccgccttctcgcagtcgcggcaggagcgcgagcgcgccgtcgcggctaTGCTCGGAGAGGGCGGGAAAAGCCAGACGCAGGGGCAGGTCAGCACGCTCCAGCAGAAAATCCTGAGCTGCAACCCCGTTCTGGAGGCCTTCTGCAACGCCACCACCCGGCGAAACGTGAACAGCAGTCGAGTCGGCCGACTGACCTTTCTCCACTTTGATAGCGTCGGCCTTCTTCGTGGCGCCAGCATCAAAACATATCTCCTCGAGAgcgcgcgagtctccgcACACGCCCTGTGGGAACGAAACTACCACGTCTTCTACCAAGTCCTGAGAG gatgcagcgacgaggactTGGTTAAACGGCGCCTGACGCGCGACTACCGCGGTTACGGGCTCCTGCGCCCGACGGAGTCTCATGTCGCCGACGACAGAGGCCTGCGTAGGCGCTCGCTTCGAGCCTCGAGTTGCAAAGCGACGCGTAGCGGGCACGGAGAGACGCCGCTTGCGGCgcaggggaggcgcgcgcgcgacgccgacgcgctgaGGCCCTCTCCTGAGGAAgtcgagcgcgacgcg GCGAACTTCGTTGCGTtgatgcatgcgctgcgcaCCACGGGCTTCTCCAAGCGGCAGATCAGCGAAATTCTCGACATCGTGGCAGGGCTGCTGCATCTATCGAACGTGAATTACGTCGAGGGGCCTCCGGTGAAGGCTGGCGACACACACTCacttctcctcgcccccgACGAAGGCACACCGGCGCCCACCGTGGCGGAGGGCGAGTCCGGGGGAGACCAAGAGGCCTCAAGTCGAGCCGAAGAGACGAGTCGCGCGAGGTGCGCGCTGACAGCTGCGGCTGAGCTGCTGAAGATCGAAGCGGACGCGATTGAAGAAGTCCTCCGCTGGGAAGTCCTGCGCACGCGACACGACGTCGTGCGGAAGGAGCGAAGGGAGAAGCAAGCGGtcgccgccagagacgcaCTGGTAAAGTTCATCTACAAAAAACTCGTCGCCTACATCCTCCAAGAGCTCAACCGCAACGTGCGCAAATGCaccggcgaggaggggaagggcgcgagcgcggccgcgaccgaagacgccgcagagtctgacgaggagaccgaagacgaagacgcctgcgaggaCCCCGAGGCCTTCATTGGAA TTTTGGACATCTACGGCTTCGAGTGCGTGGACGGCTCTAACGGGTTCGATCAGCTCTGCATCAACTACGCGAACGAGCGCCAGCAGGAGTTGTTCATTCAGAAGGTCCTCtacgaggagctgcggctgtacgcgcgcgaaggcatCGTTTGCTACTCGGACTtgccgctcggcggcgacgcagccgcgggcgccggtcCGCCTTCCCCCGCCGGGCTCCTCGCCCCCCTCCCAGTGGCCCCAGTGACGCCCCGCGGGGTCTCCGCGGCATCCGCCTCCTGCTCGCAGAGGGGCTTGTCGCCCCGTTCGCcagcgcggctggcgcaccccagcggcagcggcgcttcaggcgcctcgccctgcccGTGGTCGCCGCAcgagagctccgcggcgggtaacgcgcggctcgcttcgTGTTTCGCCGTGCCTTCCCCGGCAGCCGAGCTCGGCGCGCCTTTTTCGCTGCCAggcggctcgctcgcgcgggaCGGCACCGAGGCTCAGGTGCAgcgcttcgcggcctcgctgctcccCGATCGgtctctgctgctcgcgTTCCTTCACGAGGGCCTGTTCAGGCGCCTCGACGACAACAGTCGCCTCAAGGCGCAAGGCCAGCAGCGCACAGACGCGCACTTCTGGCGggacttcttcctcttttgccgccagcagcagcaactcctcctcgcgcaccgccccgctgcgctcggcgccggcgactgcgaaggcggcggcctccgcgcgagcagcgcgccgcggggggccgccgcagagagaggcctcggcggcgcatgGTGTACTGCCGCGCCGATTCTGTTCAGACTGAagggcggggcgggcgcggcggcggccttcgccgcggcgacggcgggcgagagaggccgcgatcactccggcgcaggagctgcggcgtGGCGACGCAACAAGCGGGAGTTCGAAGAGGCTGAGGAGGGTCTTGTGGGAGCCGGGAAGGTCCTCCCGAACCTCTccgacggcgcggcagcagccaaCAAAGTTGAGGAAGGCatcttcgtcgtccgccaCTTTGCGGGGCTTGTGCAGTACGACGTCGAGGGGTGGCTCGATCGCAACAACGACAAG gcggaggcttCGATTGAATCTCTGATCTCGTTCTCGCCGATGAagacgctgcgccgcctggcgcTTGTGGACGGGGGTTCGaaggcctcgtcgctgccccTGGCGGGAGCTGAtgcttcgccctcgccgggCTTCCTCTCGCCGACGCATGGCTCTCGGTCTGCGGCCAGCTCGGTGTTCACatgcgcgggctcgccgtcatttcagccgcgcgacggcctcctgctgccgcaggctCTGGCGGGGGGCAGCAAAGGGCACTTCTCGTCGCTCAGCCGGACTTTTATCAACGATTTGCGGCAGCTCATGACGCAGCTGGGAAGCAGCTCGATGCATCTGCACTTCATTCGCTGCTTCGTCCCCAACGGGGAGATGCTCCCACTCACGTTTAACcggctgcttctcctccggCAG CTTCAGCAGTCCGGATCCGTCGCGCTGGTCCAGATTTTGCACCAGGGTTTCCCCCACCGTCTGCCGCtccgcgcgacggccgccgccttcaagGAGCAactcgcgctctgcgtcgagAATGTGAAGCGCCAGACAACGGACGCCGAcactcggcggcgcctggaggcgctccTCGTGCAAACTATTCCCGATGGACGTCTCA tcgcctgcgcgctctcCCAGCTGCCGTCGTGTCCGGCAGGGTCACACTGCTGTGGGACGTCGCTGGTGTGTTTCAAGGTGCAGTCGTAtcctgcggcctcgtcgctgctgcggcagcccaCAGCGTTTTTCGACTCTGCACcgccgctgcttcgtctcctctcggacgtcacgcggcgccggtggcGTGTCGGAATCGTCGTCGCGGGTCGCGTCAAGAAGGTGCTCGCTTGGTTgcttcggcgcgcgcagcttctgcggcgcctgaaggaggaggctgcgcagctggcggTCCGCGTGATTCTTCTGAAGCGCGTAATCCTCAACACGCTGCGGCAGAAAGTCCAGAAGCGCGCCCGTGTCCGACAGGGCGTCGGAGGGCTCCAGCGGATggcgctccgcgtcggcttcgatcgctggcgcagcgcttgccggcgctgggcgcaggcggaggccgccgtcgcgtcgctcgcggcgcggaaggagcTCGCCAATCAGCTGAACGCGAGGCACAAGAGCGACTTGGCGCACGCCGTCCTCGCGAGacagcgcggcagcctccgcgccgacgcggaggacccagacgaggctgcgcgggagaccgagaaggcgcaggcggaggaagaagagcgccgcCGTGGTCAGGAAGCTGCCCTCACGACTCGGCTCGCGGGGGAGACGTGGAAGTACGCCTGGAAGGCAGAGCTGTTCAACATGAGCGCggggcggaagacgcgctgcgggcggagaggcgggcgcgacggcgacagtcgcgccgccgcggcggactgcgAGCGCATGCTGCTCTTCAGCGGCGTAGGGCTCTTCGCGGTCGACGTCTCCGTGCTcggaggcgagcaggaggTCGAGGTCCTCAGCGCTCGGTGCTCCCGGCTCGCCGTCGGgccagcgggcgcggcgcagcccgtCCTCGCGTGCCTTGGTCAGCACAGCCGGTATCCCGAGCTGTTCGTGGTGGCggactcgcgcgcccgcatcTTCCTTttgccgctcgcgtcgccgagtctgcgccgcccgcgagagagctTGCCCCCGGGCGGGCTGGACGCGGCTGCACTCGACaaccgcgtcggcggcggcccgcggcggccgctctctccctcgtctccggTTTATGGCGTCTTCGACAGCGACCGCAGAGACGGAGCTCGAGACTCACTCGGCTTTCTCGGGCCGCGCAACTCGGCGCTCATGCTTCTCATGGGCCCCACAGCTTCGCCGCACTCGCCCCCGGCttcgcgcagcctcgcgcggatgccgccctcgccggccttTGGGCTGGCGCGTGGagcctcgccgcggtcgctggaggacgccgagccgaggccgctgccgggtttcgccgccccgcgaaatccgctgctcgcgtcgtcctcggcggTTACGCGTGTCGCAggcagggaggaggcgcggcgggcgccgcgcgagtgcctggagcgaggcgaaggccgcggcatCGGCTTGCCGGCGCccctctctgcaggctcgccgccctccttgtgccggcgcgcgtcgcccgcggacTCCGAGACGTGGAGTGTTTCTTCTTCGTAccgctcgtcgtcctccggcgCATACTCGACGTCCTCCTCAGCTCCTGACGCGGCGAGATGTCAGCCGTCAACGAGTCTGCCTTCTCTGGTGCCTTCCTCTTCATACTGCTGCGCGGGTcagggcggaggaggccgcggcccgcgaggcgggaCAGGCGTGGCGTCTCCGGGTGAGGGCCTCGCCGTTGGCAGTCCAGTCTGTCGCATGCGCCAGCTGAACCCTTACCTCGCGCGATTCCGgcagcccgcgcctccccccccttcgatcttcgcagacgcggacggcTGCGGGAGGGACGAGAAGGCctcgggaggcgcgccgcgcctgttcTTCTCGTGCGCGTcaccctcgtcgccgctgcttctcccaggcggcgtctgccaGCCGAATGCAGTCATGCCTGGGCGCTGGGTGCCCGTCGGGCTCCTTCGGCTCGCAGAAAGGGAGCAGGAGAAGCTCGAGAAGCAGCTCCAGCGCGGCAAGGCCAAGGTCAGCCGGTCGAAGGAGGCCAACACGGAGGTCTCTGTGCGGACACTCCGCAttcgcttcgcgtcgccgagctCCACGCTGTACGTCCTCGTTCTGTGCCACGTCTCAGTCGTCGGCGACAAGTCCGAGAGCCACGTGGGGggcgtcctcgcgctcgtGCTGGTGAATCTCCTCTCGAGCCTCCCTGAGGCCTGGGTGGAGATTATTCCGTGCGAGCCGGAtgtcgtcgcgctcgctAGGGAGCACAGGGACGCGCTGCCAGACCTTCTGTACaggccgcccgccgcagccgagggggaggggggctcGAAGACCCTCcaagacgaggcggcgggagcCCAGAGAcccgaggcagacgcctcgagaggcgacgccgggaAAACCCGGCAGTCCCGAGGCTCGCCCGCGACCTCCGTCTCCTGCCCGCGGTCGCGAGTCATCAGCACAACCATCCTCGAGCCCATCGAGGGCGGAAACAAATGGGTCGTCGCTGGCCCGGGGGtactcgccctcgctcgaGTGAGGCTGCCGCACGAATTGAtctgcgaggctgcgcagcgagacgcgggcgaagacgccgacgacgagcgaaggagacggcgtgtggcgcaggagagaggcCCCGGAAGTCGGGAAGGCAGGGAGGCCTTCGTGGAGCGAGAAGGACTAAAGGCTCAGATGGACGTTGTCTGGAACGCCAGAGAAATCCAG GCCGTCGCCAACGTCGCTCCACCTGTCTCCATCGCGGGCACGTGGTTCACGGGGTGTATGTACTCTGCGTCCCCCCTTTCGTCTCTACAAGATATCGGGCCGTCTCACCCTCTCTTCTACTTTGCGTCAGCGATCTCCTCCACCGGGAGCCGTTTCCTGTCGTCTCTTCAAGAAGATATTCAGCACCTCGTTTTGCTTTCCACCGCGAAAggcgagctcctcctcctgcgctgGCTGGAGCAGAGGCAAGCGCTTCAGCTCCTGGAGCGCAAGGCAACTCAGAACGCGCGCCGGGCCTCAACGCTCGAGCGTTTCCTGCGCTTGAGCTACAGCCTTGGAGACGAAGTCAATGCAGCGGAGGAACTGGCAGATGAATGTGACTTGCcggaagaggagagggagcgaCGCTGGAAGCAactcggcgcggagggcacCGTCTTGAGGGTGACTGCTCCCCATCCTCAACtggcgaagcagcagaagtCTGCCGAAGATGCGAGGAAAGCAGAGCCGCTCGAACGCAGCGGGGGTGCCTCCTCCGTTGCCGCACGAGGGGCGAAGAAAGTGCCTGTTAGTACGCGGTGGTGCGAAGATGTCGCGGCAGTTCGCTTGCGCGCAGCGGCAATCCTGAAGAGTGCGCCTCTGGTACACCTTCCCGGAGCCAAGCAGGAGAAAAGCAATTACGAAAGAAGCTCACCGGAGCGACGAGATGCTTCTGCCGACAGAAAGACACGATCGAACAGGTGGTGTGACGGCGATGGACGCGAAAAGCCAACTCCCTACGGGCAGATGCCGGCCGGCAAagagcgcggacgcgcgagactcgACCCGTGCGACCGCATGAGCTCcacagaagacgaaggcgacgcaacgtcgcgggaggagggcgacgagtcAAGTCTGGCgggaagcgaagacgaagtcGATGACGACGCTGGAGTGGCAACGGAGGAGTATGTGTTCGAGAGCCAGCGCTCTTTGCTTTTGGTTTCCTAG
- a CDS encoding hypothetical protein (encoded by transcript BESB_077090), whose translation MMGYRVNLQICVCLLVIHVFGSTARGSEDARDNKVLTADRVSEQSMEKPVDDFTDIRRLRSVAHLGASTNGTSASLFETAQMETESLID comes from the exons ATGATGGGCTATCGGGTAAATCTGCAGATTTGTGTGTGTCTCCTTGTGATACACGTTTTCGGGAGTACAGCACGCGGCTCCGAAGACGCAAG GGACAATAAAGTGCTTACAGCTGACAGAGTTAGTGAACAAAGTATGGAAAAACCTGTTGACGACTTCACTGACatccggcgtctccgctctgtGGCCCATCTGGGGGCCAGCACCAACGGTACATCCGCATCCTTATTTGAAACAGCCCAGATGGAGACTGAAAGTCTCATTGACTAG